The region ACAAACAGTCTATAGACCAAAATATACAGACGGATACAAGTCTTACTCTCACAAATAAGTTCACCATAAAGATACTACAAATCAAGAATACGACTCTAAGACACACCCCGAGCctagacttgatcttctcctgcgagaACAGAAATCATAGtgtatgagccacaagggcccagtaggatcgcagaaaTAACAGATAATGCGGATATTGCagagtaattataaaaattcacacagaaatacaaaaaatactcAGAGGACAGAAATAATCAGAAATATGAAAAACACGCAGAAAACAATCAACAGCACGAGGCTGGATCATCGACTGTGAAGTCAGAACAGAACTAAATATCAATAGACGAAGCTGGATCTCGACCTAGGTCAAGGGGTAgtgctactacagaaaacatgtgcataTGGCTAAGatttactcctcctagctgggcgagccaggAATGAAGATGTACTAAAACCGCAGAAATACAGAATACAGACATAAAGAAATACCGAATTAATAatgcaagaataaaataaataataaataacaagtatttaaacaaaaaaaaatgaaattcctATATAATgcaataattcaataataacAAATGTCAGAAATATGGAATTATACGGTGCGAGAGCGTACCTGGCTCCGAGCTATAAAGTCGCATTCACCAAGTCCCACGAACTAAGGCTCACTACAATAAtctaatctaacaaaataaCTACACTTAGAAATAATTCTTGGGCTCTGCCTAACTTACAACTATAGCCCAAACTTTACCCAACATGAATTTATACAACAAACTTTCAAGATTCCACAGCTAAAATCAGAACAACCAATCACAAAAATATGTACACACATGTAAATAACAACTAATATAAATGGTTTACGAAGAAGCCATGCTTTAATATTTAATTGCTAGCACAAAGGAGACATACTAGGGTTGCAGATAAGTATGCATAATTAAAtacatgtatacacacacacacgtatAATTAGACAATTCTACTGAACAAGGCATGCTTACATTGGTGTTTGCATAAGCTAACTCTGGATGTCATGatgatacaaaataataaacatagtAAAGCAATTAGAGTCGCAATTAGAGTCTAGAAGATTTCAGAAAATCAAATactaaaaagaaatcaatatcTCATGCTTACCAGCAATAAATACAATTAAAGATCAACTAAGAACataattacaatcaacaatttAGCATGCTTTACAAGATGGCAGATTTACACAAATGCAAACATACAGAATTATTGATACCATAAGTTAACTAAAGTAAGGtccaaaaaattaatgaaagagGTGTGCTCACACTCCAGTACCTACATTCACCGTGCTACACTCACtctccaaataaataaataaatacatctaGCTCAAAAGCATGATTGGAATTAATACACAATATACTAACAACTGAAAATCACCCGTATGCAAGGATTTTCTCAACACAAGTAGTCAGAGTATACCCGGGTTtcactataaataaatatacacaaCCTTACATGAATATAGCTATAATTATACACTAGATGTAtggatctatatatataaggtaAACTTCAAAGCATGATTACATGATCAGATCCACAAAAGCAAAGGCAAATTTATAGACACACACCACGATTGCATATCCTAGATCAAGGCTACACACatgcataattaattaaaacaaactaAGGTGATACACACAAATCATGCTTACTGTCATGCTTCAAACAAGACACAAGAATATCAAAACCACCTCAAACAAGGGAGAAGAAGCATGCAATCAAGATCAAAGCACCAACAACCTCACAAGATCAAAACTCCCAACACAAGAGCAACACACCTACCTCTAAGCTTGCCGGCGAAGGGGACCTTCCTCCAAAGTCCAAGCTTTAGACTTCTTCCAAGGAGAAAGAgctttcaagattgaagaagatgCCTTCAGCCCAAGCTCTCTAAAAACAGCTCCAACTCAAAGAAGAACAGCCTACCAGATCCGGAATTCACTGGTGACATGACAGGGGTCATGGGTAAAATGGCAGAGAGTGGGCTCCACTTCCTGAAAAAAATCAGGATGCTCTCTAGTCAAACTTGGCCAAAGAACCAAGCTGGAGGACATTACAGCTTGTtgcctattattcaaaaaaaaaaattgtgtgagtttcaattattgtttatttttttcataaaattaacaagtcacatataaaaaaaatgaacgtCTTTTGAAATTGATCATCCGGTTTGTGCATACTCATCCAATGGACCTCAATGAATTTgtctaaaacatgaaaaatctcatattgaacatgtatacatataatattattcAATGTAAAATTTACACCGTTGAATGAGAAATACTGAAATAGGCATCAAATAGATGTGACTCTTATGAGGCATGGTCCCTTTTCTATTCAATTTTACAACCAATTTGAAGCCAGGGTTGGTTGCTAGTTTATGTACTCTATTTACAGAGAGTAGGCCAAGAACAGGTTGAAAGCCCACTTCTCTCGGTCACACGAAGGCACGTGCTATGTTAAAGCTTTCCAGGGGTATGTACACAAAATTACCAAAACTTTGTAGTTTTACAACGGATAGACTCacaatttgaataaattttagaactattataatttttttcaaacatgtGGATTGAAAAAATCGGCTTTGTTTTTTCAacaaaacacttttttttaatagtttttcttttcttttatcatgGTTTCAGACAAGGTTTggttaaaaaaagtaaaaatattttattctcaaCTTGGTCCCTCTAAATAGGATATATTGTATTTTAGTATCTTTATTTCAATTTAGCTAGGTCtaatttggagaagaaaaataattagtttaagAATTTCAGGTCTATATTTGATTTGTATGAAAGATAAATGTGTGTTAGCCACTTAgttaactatttttgaattgtttttaataatactttaaatgagagaaaaagtCAAATTGATAATTACGGACATAAAACCCAATGTATGTTAGAGACCGATTAATACaagatttgaaattttatgATGATAATATAGATTCCTATCAATACCTAACCCTCGTGAGgatataaaattatcattaattgaCGCATAATATGTTTCTGGGAATAAATGATTTACAGAAATAAGtccataaattttaaactaacaCATGGGAAtaacacattttttttcttagattaATCCCCATATCAAACATACTATTAGAGTGTGGATTAAAATTTctcgattaaaaaaaatatatttacctcAATCAACTAGATTGGGACACAGAAATTAAAGTGGTAACCTAGTCTACTTAGCCGGACCAATTgaggatttaaaaaaagaaaaaaacctcaAAGTCAAAAAAACGAATGCATTAATCAAAAGGGAACCTCAACATCAAAGAAACGAAAACATTAATCAAAAGGGGTATCACATCCATCAATTAATTCAACTACCCAATCCAAAAATGGTGTCTTCATAACAATCTCATttgtataacatatattttcctAAGGGCAGTCCATTCACTagcatttaataattttaagattATTAAACTAGCATTCAATCATTTAATTTGGTAGTTAAATAGGGGGGAAAATATCACTTGATATCTAATTACAGTCAAAACGAgcaatttctttaattatacggatctatatatacacacataagaAATTTTGGGTTTTCATAGTTTCATCCCATTTttaaccattatatatatattaataaataaataaataaaatgtcaGGAGTGTAAATGCAAAATTACCTTTGTTTGACTTGTGAGTCAACACGCTTCAAAGTTAGCAGGTGCCGTAACCTTCAAACCGCTAACCGTCCCTCTCCCGCCATATCTTCAAGATATCACGTCCACACTGTAAATCAACGGTCCCAAATCGCTGGCGGGCGATCCAACGGCCACGGCCATCTCAAATAGCCTCCATTGCTGATGGCCGCCATTAATGGCGATGGGCACCTCGCTCTCCTGCTCCTCCTCCAAACCCTTAATTGCCCACCGTCCCATCCACATTGGTTGGGGAACGCCTTTATTGCCCTCCTCCAGGATCATCAAGAGCGCATGGCTGTGCTTCATTTTCACTGTTTTTATTGCTGAAAAATTGGATCTTTGGTGGTTTAGGGATGGGGTCGAAGGAGATCCGGTCGCCGGAGACCTTGCCGGAGAAGTACCCGGCGTGTGTGGAGCTCTCGTCAAGGATGAAGCTTGGGGCGCACTTCATGGAGAGTGACGAGCGGCGGTTCTCAGCTATTGGTGGAGCTTATGTTGCCGGCGGGACTACGCCGGTGAACATCAAGGGGAAGCCTATTGAGGATTTGTCCAAGACTGGTGGTTGGATTGCAGCTTTCTTCATCTTCGGTTCATCCCCCTTTTAACCCTAATACTCCCCAaaattttgcttgaatttccTTAATTTTCCGTGTGGTAGcccaaatttcttatttttgttgctCAATATGGTGTTGTCTCTGTGTTAATGTTTATTAATCGGTGAATCTAATTTTTATtagcatgtatttgtttatgttttcagGAAATGAGATGGCAGAGAGGATGGCATACTTTGGGCTCTCAGTGAACATGGTGACTTTCTTGTTTAATGTGATGCATAGGCCTTTCTACAGCTCTGCAAATGCCGTAAATAACTTCCTTGGCATATCACAAGCATCATCTGTTCTTGGTGGTTTTATTGCTGATGCCTATCTTGGTAGATATTGGACTATTGCGATCTTCACTACTATTTATCTTTTGGTAAGTGGTGATTTTCGATGTTTTGATGCTTAATTTTTCTTGCTCTTGGAACAACCCTAAGATGCCTCACGTCACTAGTGTTTATCAGTTGATAATTTAATGATCTTAACCATATTTTCTGATTGTTATTGAGAAACATCAGTAGTTACACTTGTTAGTGCTCAATTGTGATCGTCTTGTTGGAGATTTTTAATTGTCTGTTAATATTTCTGGGGCAGGGATTGACAGGGATAACCCTTTTAGCCTCAGTGAGTGTCTTTGTACCAAATCAAGCTCAGTGCGATCAGTTATCCATTCTTTTAGGTGCTTGTGAGCAGCCGAAGTCATGGCAGATGCTTTATCTGTACACAGTTCTATACATAACAGCATTTGGAGCGGCAGGAATCCGGCCTTGTGTCTCATCCTTTGGAGCTGATCAGTTTGATGAGAAGAGTAAAGACTACAAGGCTCATTTGGATCggtttttcaatttcttttatctctctgTCACCATTGGTGTAATTGTGGCTTTCACCATGGTGGTTTATATCCAAATGAGATATGGATGGGGTTCTGCATTTGGCTCCCTGGCCATTGCCATGGGTTTTTCAAATGCTATCTTTTTCCTTGGAACTCCTCTCTATCGACATCGGTTACCAGGAGGCAGTCCTCTCACTCGTGTAGCTCAAGTCCTGGTAGCTGCCTTCTACAAGAGAAATGCGTCATTCTCTAGCAGCAGCCGGATTGGGCTGTATGAAGTTCCTGGCCGGAAATCTGCCATCAAGGGTAGTGCAAAGATTGAACATACTGATGATTTTAGGTAATGCTCAATATTTTATCATCAACTCACTGTATCTGCTTAAAGAATGTTGACATTTGAGTTTCTGAAACTTTTAGGTGCTTGGACAAAGCAGCACTGCAGATCAAAGAAGATGGTTCAGACCCTAGTCCATGGAGGCTCTGCACTGTGACACAAGTCGAAGAAGTGAAAATACTCGTGAAACTTCTCCCAATTCCTGCATGCACAATAATGCTGAGTGTTGTCCTCACAGAATTCCTAACCCTGTCAGTTCAGCAAGCATACACTCTGAATACTCATATGGGGCACCTGAAACTCCCTGTTACATGCATGCCAGTTTTTCCTGGCCTCAGTATCTTCCTAATTCTCGCCCTCTACTATTCAACGTTCGCACCATTATTAAGACGCATTACTGGGCACCCTCAAGGTGCCTCACAGCTTCAAAGAGTTGGCCTTGGCCTAGCAGTATCAATCTTGTCTGTTGCTTGGGCAGGAGTATTCGAGAGATACCGAAGAAACTACGCTATCAAACATGGTTATGAGTTAATTTTCCTGACACCAATGAGTGACTTGAGTGCCTACTGGTTGTTGATACAATACTGTTTGATTGGAATTGCTGAAGTGTTTTCCATTGTTGGTCTACTGGAATTCCTTTATCAAGAAGCTCCTGATGCAATGAGGAGTGTCGGTTCTGCTTATGCTGCTGTTGCAGGAGGCCTTGGTTGCTTTGTGGCTTCCATTCTGAACAACATTGTGAGAGCCATCACTGGCAATGAAGCTCAAGGCAAGCCTTCATGGCTTTCGCAGAATATAAATGTTGGGAAATTCGATTACTTTTACTTCTTATTGACAGTGTTGAGCTTCATTAATTTCtgtatttttctcttcttcgcAAAGCGATACAAGTACAGGGCTCGGAATGCTATCATTGAAGAGGAAGTATCATAGGCAGACAATAGTTATGGTCCCTGCTTGATGATTGTTCTAGGCTTCTAGCTTGATTTTTGCACCAATTTCAGGCGCTTGTGTTCtgtaatttttatgatttcttgGATGCTCACTTTAGTGTTAAATTTAAATGTAGTTTGTATTCCCATGTATTCTtgaactttgaaaattttatggcTCCACGTTCAGTTTAGTTTGCTTGTAAATTCATTCGTCTTGTTCCTCCAGTGATAATTATGCACGAGGTGCTTGCCCTCTTgtgaaactaataaaaatattaagaaaatattaaattatccaaaaaagaaaaagaaaaaaattaagagagcATTGTTTTGCTATAATTCGAATCAAATTATATCTTTGTCCATGTTTATTCATGATCGGATTAccttttttagaattttttttttctgaattataTAGTATAATCATTTCATTATTTTCGGTATTATCATATGTTAAAATTATCTTAGAGCCTTCACTTGCCTCGAGATCAAGATTGTTCAAAACCGTCCACGTGGCTCCAGATCCGAGCAAATATCGGGGCCCACACCATCTCGCGCCGTCGCGCGATCGAGAGAATCAAACGGCCTTTTAAGAGGAAACCTTGCTTCGCCTACGAAGACCGTTTGATGCGCGAGAGAGACCCCCAAATCAAGAAACCCTACCCCTTTGCTCCTCTTCGCTCTTCGCTCTCGCGGCAAGGTATCGTATAATTCCCTAAAgttctctatctttttcttttctattgaaTTCGGACGTGTTATTTTGGTGATGCTGTTATTGAAGCACGAGgaaattctctctttttttttggtttaatttttgGTTACTGTTGATGTTATCATCGTTTGTTTTGTGTAGTTTGATTTTGAATTCATGGAAATTAGATGATGAGAAAGATAAACAAAGACAATTGTTGTTCTTTGTGTTTATCTCTGACAAAACACCGCATAATGCTTCTtttaggttttgtttttatcctttttctagtcaaattcaaattttgagcATGTTGAAGAATTCTTGCTGCgtgggttattattattattattattattattattattattattattattattattaatgcatTGTTAGTTGCAGAGTCTGCTTTCCTAATGAGCATTGTTGCAACCTTGAGGCATATTTGTTTCATAGTTCTGTAGTTCTTGATTGGTTTATTGGAGGTTTTATTAGGTTAGTATGTTTAGagatataatttgtttatttcttttattcattaCATGTTAAtcctcttgtttttatttttattttttttgttaatatgcactctttttttttttcttttttatctttttggtatttttctATTAAGCCTCCACAAGTAGAGGCAGGGAGGTTGGTCAAACAATGGAACCCTACTAGTtgtaaataattgatattttgtTGAAGGGTCTCTAGAGAATTGAAATCACAAGATCAAGCAACGTTATGTTTATCAAGGCTAGAAAGCAAAGCCTCAGAGAGGCCTCACCTgacttctttatttatttatttttttgacaaggGCTTTCCTGACTTCTGCCCTCCATctttgaaagattttttttcccctATTCAACTAAATTTGATTGCAATTTGTTTTGTAGATGAGCAGCTTTACGCATTGATTggcttgttcttgttgtttatttttgtgtttttaataagtttaaacatgtctgttattagTTAgctttgctttatttatttttttatttacttatttattttgtgtgtgtgttgggaTAATTGTTTGATTCTGTAATCCCACTCATAACTTTGTTACTAAATGTTTGTCGGAAATTTAGTTTTGGCAGATGCATTGTGAACAATTCATGCTGTAGAAAACACAATCTCATGTTCAATCTTTGATATTAGGTACTAATTGACGTGGAACTTGGAACTCAAATCTGCAACTTTGGATATCGTGGATGGGATCATCTTAATGAAGAGAGAAATGGGTGCTGGCTTAAAGAGGAAACGGTTGGAAGGTCATAACCTGCATGAACAATGtagtgagaaaaagaaaaagaaaaccaaatcatCTGATTGCACACTGACTCGTAGGCCACATACAAATCTGCAATGGGATGATCGTAGAGAAAGAGTTGTGGCGAAGAGGGAACAAATTGCAATAACATGGAGAGATATGGCTTCATTTGTTGATTCCGTTCCCAAACACCATTCAGGTCCGGCAGATGTCTTTCCTGTTCCTCCAGAAACATTTACTCTAGAGAATTTGACTGATGTGCTCTCTTATGAGGTAATCTTAGCTTGATTgtcattttttagtttttttttttaatgattt is a window of Dioscorea cayenensis subsp. rotundata cultivar TDr96_F1 chromosome 5, TDr96_F1_v2_PseudoChromosome.rev07_lg8_w22 25.fasta, whole genome shotgun sequence DNA encoding:
- the LOC120261529 gene encoding protein NRT1/ PTR FAMILY 6.1, which gives rise to MGSKEIRSPETLPEKYPACVELSSRMKLGAHFMESDERRFSAIGGAYVAGGTTPVNIKGKPIEDLSKTGGWIAAFFIFGNEMAERMAYFGLSVNMVTFLFNVMHRPFYSSANAVNNFLGISQASSVLGGFIADAYLGRYWTIAIFTTIYLLGLTGITLLASVSVFVPNQAQCDQLSILLGACEQPKSWQMLYLYTVLYITAFGAAGIRPCVSSFGADQFDEKSKDYKAHLDRFFNFFYLSVTIGVIVAFTMVVYIQMRYGWGSAFGSLAIAMGFSNAIFFLGTPLYRHRLPGGSPLTRVAQVLVAAFYKRNASFSSSSRIGLYEVPGRKSAIKGSAKIEHTDDFRCLDKAALQIKEDGSDPSPWRLCTVTQVEEVKILVKLLPIPACTIMLSVVLTEFLTLSVQQAYTLNTHMGHLKLPVTCMPVFPGLSIFLILALYYSTFAPLLRRITGHPQGASQLQRVGLGLAVSILSVAWAGVFERYRRNYAIKHGYELIFLTPMSDLSAYWLLIQYCLIGIAEVFSIVGLLEFLYQEAPDAMRSVGSAYAAVAGGLGCFVASILNNIVRAITGNEAQGKPSWLSQNINVGKFDYFYFLLTVLSFINFCIFLFFAKRYKYRARNAIIEEEVS